From the genome of Armatimonadota bacterium:
AGGCGAGATACCCTATCGCGTCATCGCCAACGAGCGGACCAAAAGTGGATCGAATGAAACGCCCTAGAGCCTCGCCGCTCGCAACGTCCGCTACGTCGCCCTTTAGGCATAGGTGCACGAGTGTGACGGCAAGTCCTGGTCTGCCATCGGCCTGGTCAACAATGACCCGGATGAGGTCGTTAGGTCCATACACGCCGGCTGCCTTGATAACCTCGACGATCTCGTCGCGGGTAAGGAGTCCGATGTCGCGCGCGTGGTCAGTCGTTAAGTTCATCGCTCCGACGACATCATCGCGCCTGCCGGGCCAGGTGGAAGCTACAATAGCGACATCGGCACATATCTCCTGCCTCAGATGAACCAGATTGCGAAGAAGGTCAAGGCGTACGTGCGCATCATCAACGATCAAGGCTGATGGTTGCTGGGAGCGTATCGCGTTGGCAATCTCGCCACAGTCATCACTGTTCACAAAGAGCGCCGCACCATCATTGACAAGCATCTGCAGGAGGAAGCTCTTTCCACATCCAGGCTGGCCGATAATCAGGCGGTCCCCTGCGGTTTTAGCGACCCACTCAAGATCGTTGCTGCGCCCAATCAGGACGTTACTGAGTTGGGGCCGGTTACTACTCGTTGACGAAAGCCTGGATAGGGCCGGAGGCTGTCCGGTCAGATTGAGCAGTTCGCGGCACCAGACGGGGTCGCGGTACAGACGGTCGGCGATGGCGGTGCGCTCATACACCTGGTTGAGCGAAAACCCCAATTCGGTGGCGCGAGCTTCGAGGTTTCGTCGCTGTCGAGGAGTCAGTTGTGCAGATGTGGCAACTAAGGCCACGCGGCGTAATCCGCCGTGCGTTAAGTACGAATTCAGGTTCTTGGTAACGTTCCCGATTACGTCCAGAGACGTTGTACAGATGATGGGGTAGGCATTGCCTGCATCATCGCCTACCGCCCCATCCATTCCGGCATCACCGCCTCCACGAATTGGAACGGCAGTCGGATAGTCCCTCCGCAAGAGTTCAATTGCGCAGTGTTCGAAAACATCCGGGTCGAGCTTTCCTGCAAGCCCAGCCATGATGTTGTCGTAGAACGGATCCTGGTTCATCGTGCGAGTTCTCCTGCAGGGCGTTCACTCGCTCTGCCTGTATCGCCCTGAGCGGGTCGGAGCAGAGGCGCGCAAGTTTGGTCGCCTGATATTACGATGCCAAGAGCAAGCCCCTACGTACGCGTCCAAAGCGTGCATCGGTCTGCTCCTCGGCCATTATCGCCGCGTGTTGGCGCCGCCTGCACACGGATCCATCCCAATGAGACGCTCATTGCAGCTTCGCCCAAGTGCCGGGACCGAGACTCATCAGGTTATCACCCACCCATTGTGTTCGCGCATCGGCAGTGAATGTGGAACGGAGGACTGGCATAACTGAGGACGTGACTCCACGGTTTCTTCGTGCTCGCCCGGCCGCGGTTTCAACCGCCGGACCTACCGCCGCCCCCAAATCCAACTTCCTACCTCCACCATCCGACTTCCATCCTCCAGGCTGCGAGGGCGGCCGGCCGAATGCCCTCCAGACGGGTCGTTCACGGCCCGGTCCCGTAAGGTCACCGGCTCCGCCTAATGTCAAATGGCCATTGGCCGATGACCAATGGCAAATCCCGCTCCAGCCCCGCAATCTGTGCTTTCAGCCCTTTCAAGGGCTTTGCGGCCGAAGGCCTTTAGCCGGGGCATTCATGCCTCGGGCCGCCGCGCCGGTCTCCCCGCCCCGAAAACCGGCGAGACGCCGGTCCTACCGTGAGATCGATCGCCGGCCCGGTCCCGCAAGGTCACCGGACTCCGCCCAATGTCGAATGTCCATTGGCCGATGACCAATGGCAAATTCCGGCAGTGCCCGAAGGGGCACTTCGCAACGATAGCCCGCCAATTCATTGGCAGGGGGACCAAGCTCCCGAATCGTCCCGAATGGCGGCGAGGACGCCGCCACTACCGTGAAACTCGCCACTGTGAGACAACGCCCCCCTCTTCCTCCGTCGCCGCGTAGCGGCTGAAAGACAGGAGCCGGGTGCTTCAGCGCCCGGGAGCCACGGGGATGCGGGCGAGGCGCCCGCGCTACAGCCGATCCCTCGCCGCGTCACCCCCTCGCCCCTTCTCCCACTCGCCGCGTCGCGCTTCATCATTCATCACTCAAATTCCCCTCCGTGCACCTCCGTACCCTCCGTGTACTCCGTGGTAAAATCCGGAACCCCTAACCCGCTATCATGCAAATGTCCGGCGAGACGCCGAACCTACCGTGTCTGATCTCAATTCTCAATTCTCACATCTCAATTCTCACATATGCCCGATTTCGTACACCTGCATAACCACTCCGAGTACTCCCTCCTCGACGGCGCCAACCGCGTCAAGGACCTCGTGCGCCTCGCCGTCCAGCACGAGATGCCCGCCATCGCCCTCACCGACCACGGCGTCATGCACGGCGCCGTCGAGTTCGCCCAGGAGTGCAAGAAGGCCGGCATCAAGCCCATCGTCGGCTGCGAGGTCTATACCTCCGGCGACCGCCCGCGCGAAGGCCGCGATCCCAGGCTCGATAAGGAGAATTTCCACCTCCTGCTCCTCGCCCAGAACGAGGTCGGCTACCGCAACCTCGTCCAGCTCGTCAGCCGCGCCAATACCGAGGGCTTCTACTATAAGCCCCGCGTCGATCACGAGCTCATCGCCCAGTACAACGAGGGGCTCATCGCCACCTCCGCGTGCCTCGGCGGCGAGATTCAGGAGGCCCTCCAGCAGGACCGCGACCAGGATGCCCTCCGCATCGCCGGCCTCTACCGCGATATCTTCGGCCCCGAGCGCTTCTTCATCGAGCTCCAGAGCCACGGCCTCGCCCCGGAGCCGCGCGTCAACGCCGGCCTCATCAACATCAGCAAAGAGCTGAATCTGCCCCTCGTCGTCACCAACGATATCCACTACGGACGCCCCGAGGACGCCATCCCGCACGATGTCCTCCTCTGCATCGGCACCGGCAAAAAGGTCCACGATACCACGCGCATGCGCTACGATCCGCAGGACTACTATTTCAAATCCCGCAACGAGATGGCCGGCCTCTTCCCGGAGCACCCGCAGGCCCTCACCAACACCGCCCGCATCGCGGATATGGTCGATTTCAACCTCTCGCTCGGCGACCTCATCCTCCCGCACTACGATGTCCCGGAGGGCTACACCTACGACTCCTATTTCGATTTCGTCTGCGAGGAAGGCGCCAAAAAGCGCTTCCCCAACATCAACCAGGAGCAGCGCGAGCGCATCGAGTACGAGAAGCACATCATCAAGGCCAAGGGATACTCCGCGTATTTCCTCATCGTCGGCGATTTTGTCCGATGGGCCCACGAGCGCGGAATCCCCGCCCGGTGCCGCGGTTCCGCCGCCGGCTCGGTCGTCTCGTACCTGCTGGGCATCACAAACGTGGATCCGATGCTCTACGGCCTGCTCTTCGAGCGCTTCCTCTACATGGACCGCATCACCCCGCCGGATATCGACCTCGATTTCGCCGATTACCGCCGCGAGGAGGTCATCCAGTACTGCCGCGAGAAATACGGCCCGGACCACGTCGCCCAGATCGTCACCTTTGGAACGCTCGGCGCCCGCGCCGCCATCCGCGATGTCGCGCGCGCCCTGGACCTGCCGCTCACCGAGGCGGATCGCATCGCCAAGCTGATTCCCACCGGCAAGGTCTCCATCAAGCAGGCCCTGGCGGACGTCCCGGAACTCAAGCGCAAATACGACGAGGAGCCCGCCACAAAGGAAGTCCTCGATAACGCCGCCTCCATCGAGGGGCTCAGCCGCCACTCGTCCGTCCACGCCGCCGCCGTCGTCATCACGCCGGGCCCCGTCACGGATTACGTCCCCGTCCAGCGCTCCGATACCGGCCTCATCACGCAGTACGACATGAACGCCGTCAGCGCCATCGGCTTGCTCAAGATGGACTTCCTGGGCCTACGCACGCTCACCGTCGTCGAGCACTGCCTCCGCCTCATCAAGGAGGAGCACGGCGTCGAACTGGACATAGACGACGTCCCGAAGGACGATCCCAAGACCTTCCACCTCCTCCAGAGGGGGCAGACGGCCGGCGTCTTCCAGTTGGAATCGGACGGCATGCGCAACCTCGTCATGTCCATCCACCCGGACAAGTTCGAGAACATCATCCCGCTCGTCGCGCTCTACCGCCCGGGCCCGCTCGGAAACGGCGATACGGACCGCTTCATCAAGCGCCGCCACGGCCAGGAGAAGGTCACCTACCTGGATCCGTGCCTCAAGCCCATCCTGGAATCCACCTACGGCATCTTCGTGTACCAGGAACAGATCATGCAGGTCGCGATGCAGATCGCCGGCATGGGCGCTAAAGACGCGGACAACATCCTCCGCGCCATGTCCAAAAAGAAACTGGACAAAATGGAGGCCGCCCGCCCCGAATTCATCGCCGGAGCCGCCCGAGTCTCCAACCTAAAACCAAAAAAATCCAACGACCTTTTTGATGCCATGGCGTCCTTCGCCCAGTACGGCTTCAACAAGAACCACTCAGGCGCCTATGCTGTCCTGACCTATCAAACAGCCTGGCTGAAGGCGAACTACCCACCTGAGTTCATGGCGGCTCTGCTGACGAGCATCTCGGACAACAAGGACAAAGTTGCCGACTATATCGACGATTGCCGTCAGATGGATCCGCCAATCGCTGTGTTTCCGCCGGATGTGAATCTGAGCGCGGCCGATTTCTCAGTTGACCACTCGGATCCGTCAAAGCCGTCCGTCCGCTTTGGGATGCTCGTGATCAAGGGTGTGGGTGAGAGCCCCGTAACCGCAATCCTTGATGCGCGTGCCGAGGGTGGGTGTTTCCGCGATTTGTTTGACTTCTGCGAACGCGTGGACGTATCCCTCTGCGCGAGAAGCGCCATCGAGGCCATCATTAAGTGCGGAGGGTTCGACAGCCTTC
Proteins encoded in this window:
- a CDS encoding DNA polymerase III subunit alpha, with translation MPDFVHLHNHSEYSLLDGANRVKDLVRLAVQHEMPAIALTDHGVMHGAVEFAQECKKAGIKPIVGCEVYTSGDRPREGRDPRLDKENFHLLLLAQNEVGYRNLVQLVSRANTEGFYYKPRVDHELIAQYNEGLIATSACLGGEIQEALQQDRDQDALRIAGLYRDIFGPERFFIELQSHGLAPEPRVNAGLINISKELNLPLVVTNDIHYGRPEDAIPHDVLLCIGTGKKVHDTTRMRYDPQDYYFKSRNEMAGLFPEHPQALTNTARIADMVDFNLSLGDLILPHYDVPEGYTYDSYFDFVCEEGAKKRFPNINQEQRERIEYEKHIIKAKGYSAYFLIVGDFVRWAHERGIPARCRGSAAGSVVSYLLGITNVDPMLYGLLFERFLYMDRITPPDIDLDFADYRREEVIQYCREKYGPDHVAQIVTFGTLGARAAIRDVARALDLPLTEADRIAKLIPTGKVSIKQALADVPELKRKYDEEPATKEVLDNAASIEGLSRHSSVHAAAVVITPGPVTDYVPVQRSDTGLITQYDMNAVSAIGLLKMDFLGLRTLTVVEHCLRLIKEEHGVELDIDDVPKDDPKTFHLLQRGQTAGVFQLESDGMRNLVMSIHPDKFENIIPLVALYRPGPLGNGDTDRFIKRRHGQEKVTYLDPCLKPILESTYGIFVYQEQIMQVAMQIAGMGAKDADNILRAMSKKKLDKMEAARPEFIAGAARVSNLKPKKSNDLFDAMASFAQYGFNKNHSGAYAVLTYQTAWLKANYPPEFMAALLTSISDNKDKVADYIDDCRQMDPPIAVFPPDVNLSAADFSVDHSDPSKPSVRFGMLVIKGVGESPVTAILDARAEGGCFRDLFDFCERVDVSLCARSAIEAIIKCGGFDSLHPNRNQTQHALEDAFAGAQRARKERESGQVALFGDLLGADSGPRPAPRMPSVPEWPKQEKLAYEKDLLGLYISDHPFLQYRDRVARYSPITADELRTKGDKEDVILAGIVTGMRKTITRRDSSEMCILTIEDMQGKMTVTLFPKTWGKFRNVVAMDKVVVVKGKTNHRETRGRGEDSEVIDVEVLADDLLALNGEDPPDFLTGGTKANGTAAPAAREYRRLVIDISGADDATLDTCAKLLDHFKGNKPVIVDTLGHRVQSAIKVAASQDTARELAGILGSERVWLE